Within Conexibacter woesei DSM 14684, the genomic segment GCTGGAGAAGCAGAAGAAGGGCAAGGCGCGGATGAAGCAGGTCGGCCGCGTCGAGGTGCCGCAGGAGGCATTCCTCGCGGTGCTCGAGCTGGGCGACACCAGATAACGCGATGGACCTCGGGCTCGCCGGCAGACGCTGCATCGTGACCGGCGCGAGCAGGGGGATCGGCCGCGCGGTCGCCCACGGGCTTGCCGCGGAGGGCGCGCGGGTCCTGTTCGTCGGCCGCACCGAGGCGGCGCTGCGCGATGCGGCGCGGGACGTGCCCGCGGCGGAGTTCCTCGTCGCCGACGTAACGGAGCCCGACGCCGGCGCGCGGATCGTCGCGGCCGCCGTCGAGCGGTTCGGCGGGATCGACGTGCTCGTCAACAACGCCGGCACCTCACGCGCGACGCCGATCGACCAGCTGACCGACGCCGACTGGGACGAGCAGTGGCAGCTGAACGTGCGTGGCCCCGAGCGGCTGATGGGCGCCGCGGCGCCGCTGATGGCCGCCGCCGGCTGGGGTCGGATCGTCAACGTCGCGTCGTCCTCCGGCAAGCGCCCGTCCGGCCGCAACGCGGCCTACTCGGTCACCAAGAGCGCCCAGCTCGCGCTCTCGCGCGCCTACGCCGACGCGTACGCCGCCCGCGGCGTGCTCGTCAACGCGGTCGCGCCGGGGCCGGTCGGCACCGGCCTGTGGCTCGATCCCGGCGGGATCCTCGACCAGGAGGCGGCGGCGAAGGGCATCGACCGCGAGGCCGCGCTCGCGGCGGCCGGCGCGAGGGTTCCGCGCGGCAAGCTCGGCGAGCCGGCCGAGATCGCCGACGCGGTCGTCTTCCTCTGCTCCGAGCGCGCGGCCAACGTCGTCGGCGCGGCGTGGTCGGTCGACGGCGGTGCCGTGCCGTCGTTCATCTGACACACTCGCCGCCGAGCAAGCTGTCAGAGCTGAAAGGAGCCCGGTGCCAGTCAAGACCGAGGCGATCGGGAAGACCTACGCGCCCGTCGTGTACGCCGTCGGGCGCGAGAAGATCAAGGAGTACGCGTCGGCCGTCGGCGAGACGAACCCGCTGCACCTCGACGTCGCCGCCGCGCGCGCGGCCGGCCACGCCG encodes:
- a CDS encoding SDR family NAD(P)-dependent oxidoreductase; protein product: MDLGLAGRRCIVTGASRGIGRAVAHGLAAEGARVLFVGRTEAALRDAARDVPAAEFLVADVTEPDAGARIVAAAVERFGGIDVLVNNAGTSRATPIDQLTDADWDEQWQLNVRGPERLMGAAAPLMAAAGWGRIVNVASSSGKRPSGRNAAYSVTKSAQLALSRAYADAYAARGVLVNAVAPGPVGTGLWLDPGGILDQEAAAKGIDREAALAAAGARVPRGKLGEPAEIADAVVFLCSERAANVVGAAWSVDGGAVPSFI